From the genome of Vicia villosa cultivar HV-30 ecotype Madison, WI linkage group LG2, Vvil1.0, whole genome shotgun sequence, one region includes:
- the LOC131652186 gene encoding uncharacterized protein LOC131652186, which yields MDLLTLIINPMFRRRELLQLTRKFTCQVVLSCILCYLVAYGLCSTNGAQNLPEYDGCSSFEKSYHFDTSGAAVSDSCLGHRFPAAHNSFENVCPNSNLFCFPSLLDGFFPDKESGSQYKSPRCVELAQDRWQESNKSWSSDFGVFRLLSGGVISCSLNSKEAPSLQTEVGRKNDISSCGGSLHTVKSTHIWPKSIEVSKSSSLDDSVLPNIKIGPTVLDWGQKYLYSSSVAFLTVENTCNESILHLYEPFSTDLQFYPCNFSEVSLRPGESATICFIFFPKCLGFSSASLILQTSSGGFVVEAKGYATDSPFGIQPLSGLEISPGGRLSRNFTIFNPFDEPLYVKELTAWISISLRDSNSVETEGICSVNDFQVFDTRLSPTIKDRLVVKSSQVGSPIVAIRPNRKWDIASQSSETLFEMDITVGLEGKIFGAFCLHLLRSSQDTSDTIMVPIEAEVDSHSSTSVTAGKFVSASLEGLATCDSGEIAITISLRNDASHILGFVKILEVADTELFHIKYKEGLLLFPGTVTQVGIIYCNHLHLDSPEVAKLRENCKLSILTNDSTSPLIVIPCEDILYICYEHHRLSSPRVEDKSKHVEARNMRAGYVGSTQSPPNVKVLETSVDELVLENWKSQGTMNDMSVFEEQEMLFPMIQVGSYVSRWITVKNPSKNPVTMQLILNSGELINNCKGIHDLLNPSSSGNLVVDEGATPRKFGFSVPENALTEAYVHPNDCVTLGPIIFYPSERCSWSGSVLVRNNLSGVESIPLRGFGGLLSLALFDDGSSSEHVQSVDFDLKMLKPLNFSLPYSLLHSKEMASVCSQPLVKELYVKNTGDLPLEVKSIRVSGRECGLDGFKILHCRGFALKPGESIKLMISYQTDFSAAVVHRDLELALDSGIFLLPMKASFSHDMLSNCKKSMLWMRVKKTFFGFLLIASLICFVFWFVSPQSTALDSLDFSDKGDDNLVHTTAMDSGGKTSLLDQNQRKSKLSMTNKINHLMEASCGSYSYGQENPSEHEISQHLMHTSENCHLSDTRVPSSEQMKASESGHLVVKTSKEKGRRRKRKNLGAKLTALSEVSSSQSGNSTPSSPLSPAAFAVPKYNWPLSSDLEQPLETLSSTTAVATQHSGNNQCSVLKPSSPQVSHSSSKSVATTNITVQSRHNTSPFRAASAPTPSLLSSESSVTTTSHVRAPDSEPDNQKEVRAHEAGLADEYVYDIWGEHLSLPHLLVSTKNVTQMKRGPANNSSFDSFFVRGPQTLVTNSQVGK from the exons atGGACCTTCTAACCCTAATCATCAACCCCATGTTTCGCCGCCG GGAATTGTTGCAGCTGACCAGAAAATTCACTTGTCAAGTGGTTCTGTCATGTATCTTATGTTACCTTGTTGCATATGGACTATGTTCTACGAATGGTGCGCAGAACTTACCAGAATATGATGGTTGTTCGTCGTTTGAGAAAAGTTACCATTTTGATACTTCAGGCGCCGCTGTTAGTGACTCTTGTTTAGGCCACAGATTTCCAGCTGCTCACAACAGTTTTGAAAATGTGTGTCCAAACAGTAATTTGTTTTGCTTTCCTTCGTTGTTGGACGGGTTTTTTCCTGACAAAGAATCTGGTAGTCAGTACAAAAGTCCGCGTTGTGTAGAATTAGCTCAAGATAGGTGGCAGGAGAGTAACAAAAGTTGGTCATCTGACTTTGGTGTGTTTAGGCTACTTAGTGGAGGGGTTATCTCGTGTTCGCTGAATTCCAAAGAGGCACCGTCTCTTCAAACTGAGGTTGGTCGTAAAAATGATATTTCCTCGTGTGGAGGCTCTTTACATACGGTGAAGTCTACACATATTTGGCCGAAGAGCATTGAGGTGTCGAAATCAAGTTCCTTGGATGATTCTGTCTTGCCTAATATAAAGATTGGCCCTACTGTGTTGGACTGGGGACAAAAGTATTTATATTCTTCTTCAGTAGCTTTTCTAACTGTGGAAAATACATGCAATGAGAGCATATTGCACCTCTATGAACCGTTCAGCACTGATTTACAGTTCTATCCTTGTAACTTCAGCGAGGTTTCTCTACGGCCCGGTGAATCGGCTacaatttgttttattttcttcccCAAGTGTCTCGGCTTCTCGTCAGCTAGCCTGATTTTGCAGACAAGTTCGGGTGGATTTGTAGTTGAGGCTAAAGGATATGCTACTGACTCTCCTTTTGGAATTCAGCCACTATCAGGGTTGGAAATATCTCCTGGTGGAAGATTGAGCAGGAATTTTACGATTTTCAATCCCTTCGATGAACCGCTTTACGTGAAGGAATTAACTGCTTGGATATCAATTTCTCTGAGAGATAGTAATTCTGTTGAAACTGAAGGAATTTGTAGCGTAAATGATTTTCAAGTTTTTGATACGCGTCTCTCCCCAACGATTAAGGATCGTTTGGTCGTGAAGAGTAGCCAAGTAGGTTCACCGATAGTAGCAATTAGACCAAATAGGAAGTGGGATATCGCTTCACAAAGCTCTGAAACACTCTTTGAGATGGATATTACGGTTGGATTGGAAGGAAAAATCTTCGGTGCATTTTGTTTACATTTACTGAGATCCTCACAGGACACATCTGATACTATTATGGTTCCTATTGAAGCTGAAGTTGATAGTCATTCTTCTACCTCGGTCACTGCTGGTAAATTTGTTTCAGCATCTCTTGAGGGTCTTGCCACATGTGATAGTGGTGAAATTGCTATCACTATCTCTCTAAGGAACGATGCTTCACACATTTTAGGTTTTGTTAAAATTCTAGAAGTCGCTGATACGGAGCTTTTCCATATTAAGTACAAGGAAGGCTTACTGCTTTTCCCTGGTACCGTTACACAAGTTGGCATTATTTACTGTAATCACCTGCACTTGGATTCACCTGAAGTCGCCAAATTGCGAGAGAACTGCAAATTGTCGATCCTAACAAATGACTCAACTAGTCCCTTGATTGTGATTCCATGTGAAGACATATTATATATTTGTTATGAACATCACAGGCTTTCGTCCCCTCGAGTAGAGGATAAGTCTAAACACGTCGAAGCTCGCAATATGAGGGCAGGGTATGTTGGCAGCACACAATCGCCACCGAATGTCAAG GTTTTAGAGACATCGGTAGATGAGCTAGTTCTTGAAAACTGGAAGTCTCAAGGCACAATGAATGACATGTCTGTATTTGAAGAGCAAGAAATGCTATTTCCAATGATTCAGGTCGGAAGTTATGTTTCTCGGTGGATCACCGTGAAGAATCCGAGCAAAAACCCAGTTACCATGCAGCTTATCTTGAATTCAGGAGAACTAATTAACAACTGTAAGGGAATACATGATTTATTAAACCCTTCTTCATCTGGTAATTTGGTTGTCGATGAAGGTGCTACTCCAAGGAAGTTTGGATTCTCAGTACCAGAGAATGCATTGACAGAGGCTTATGTGCACCCCAATGATTGTGTAACTTTAGGTCCAATTATATTTTATCCATCCGAACGTTGCAGCTGGAGTGGATCAGTGTTGGTTAGAAACAATCTTTCAGGTGTTGAGTCGATACCGTTACGGGGATTCGGAGGGTTGCTTTCTCTAGCTTTGTTTGATGATGGGAGTTCTTCTGAGCATGTTCAGAGTGTAGATTTTGATCTAAAAATGCTGAAGCCGCTCAATTTTTCTCTTCCTTACTCATTACTTCACTCGAAAGAGATGGCTTCTGTTTGTTCGCAACCTTTAGTGAAAGAGTTATACGTCAAGAATACAGGAGACTTACCGTTGGAGGTTAAAAGTATCCGGGTTTCAGGGAGAGAATGTGGTTTGGATGGCTTTAAGATTCTTCATTGCAGGGGCTTTGCTCTTAAACCCGGGGAGTCTATCAAACTTATGATATCGTATCAAACCGATTTTTCTGCAGCTGTGGTGCATCGAGATCTTGAACTTGCATTGGATTCTGGTATTTTCCTGTTGCCAATGAAGGCAAGTTTCTCGCATGATATGCTAAGTAACTGCAAGAAATCCATGTTATGGATGCGAGTAAAGAAAACTTTTTTCGGATTCCTTCTTATTGCTTCCTTAATATGTTTTGTATTTTGGTTCGTATCGCCTCAAAGCACTGCATTGGACTCCTTGGATTTCTCGGACAAGGGAGATGATAACTTGGTTCACACCACCGCCATGGATAGTGGTGGGAAAACCTCTTTGTTAGATCAAAACCAGAGAAAGAGTAAGCTCTCTATGACTAATAAGATAAATCATTTGATGGAGGCCTCTTGCGGAAGCTATTCATATGGTCAAGAAAATCCATCGGAACATGAAATATCTCAGCATCTGATGCATACTTCTGAAAACTGTCATTTGTCGGATACTCGAGTTCCGAGCTCTGAACAAATGAAAGCGTCTGAGAGCGGTCATCTCGTGGTCAAAACTAGTAAagaaaaagggagaagaagaaAGAGGAAGAATCTCGGTGCAAAACTAACAGCATTGTCTGAAGTTTCAAGTAGCCAAAGCGGAAATTCTACACCCTCATCTCCTTTATCACCGGCTGCATTTGCAGTGCCTAAATATAACTGGCCATTGTCTTCTGATTTGGAGCAACCCCTCGAGACTCTTAGTTCAACAACAGCAGTAGCTACACAACATTCTGGAAACAACCAATGTTCTGTTTTGAAGCCTTCATCTCCTCAAGTGTCACATTCGTCTTCAAAAAGCGTTGCTACTACTAATATAACGGTTCAGTCACGTCACAATACTTCTCCCTTTCGTGCAGCCAGCGCTCCTACACCCTCGTTGCTGTCATCAGAATCTAGTGTTACTACTACTTCACATGTTCGTGCTCCTGATTCAGAACCTGATAACCAAAAAGAAGTTCGAGCTCACGAAGCAGGACTGGCGGATGAGTATGTCTATGATATTTGGGGCGAACATTTGTCTTTACCTCACTTGTTAGTTTCGACGAAAAATGTTACTCAAATGAAGCGCGGTCCTGCGAACAACAGTAGTTTCGACAGCTTTTTTGTAAGGGGTCCTCAAACCCTTGTGACAAACTCTCAAGTTGGAAAATAA